Below is a window of Caldichromatium japonicum DNA.
ATAGCAAACCATAGTTGCAATTGTGGAAAGGCCTGGGCAACTGGGTTCAAGAGAAGAGCAGATCGCGACCGAAGATCAGGCAAAAACAGCTTCCGCGGGGGAGGGCCGGCGTATAGGTCAACTGGATGCCGTTGGCCATAGCCAGCTCACGTGCGATATAAAGCCCGAGTCCGATCCCCTGGGTCTTGGTCGTGAAGAACGGATTGAAGATCTCGCGCGCGCGGGCTGGGTCGATCCCGGGGCCCTGGTCGCAGATCTCCAGATAGATGCGTGGCGGTGCCTGGAGACGCCTGAGCCTGAGCTGAATCCGCGGCGGCTCGCCTGGGGCCTGGCCGTGAACCAAGGCGTTCTCGCACAGATTGGCGATGATCTGATGGAGATGGCGCGGGTCCATGTTGATGCCCAAGGGACGCTCGTCAATCGTGACCCAGCAATCGTCCGGGCTCAGCTGATGTTGTTCGCGAAAATCGGCAACAAAGGCTGTGCACCACTCGGCCAGATCGATCCATTGCGGTTCACTTGGCCGGTTGCGCGAAAGGGTCAGCACGCTGCGCACCGTCTCTTCGATGCGCGCGCTGTTGCGCTGGATGATCGTGATGAAGTATCGATCCTCCTCCGAAAGCCCCGCGCCCTCGGAGAGCAGCTGTGCAGCATGGCTGATGGCACTCAAGGGGTTGCGGATGTTGTGGGCGATACTGGCGGTCAGGGTACCGAGCGAGGCGAGCTTGATCCGCTGGGCCTCACGCTCGGCTTCGCGACTGTCGCAGAGATACAGGATCAGGCCGCTGCTGCGCCCGCCGCCGAGGCGTTTGCAGGAGACCCGAAGTTCGCGATTCGCAATGCTAATCTGCGCAATGCTGGGCGGACTTGCTGGGTTCTGTCCGGCAAGCCAGGTTCCAATCTCGGGCGCAAGCATACTGAGATCGGTGCCGGCGAGGATCTCCTTCCCCCCAAGCAGGTCGCGGGCTGCGGCATTGATCAGCTTGACCCGTTGCGCGCCATTGGTCACCAGGATACCCGTCCCCATGCTTTGGATGATGAACTCATTGAGCTGGGCGAGATTGTCGAGGTCGATCTGGCGCTGCTCGGCGAGCGCCTCGGCCGAGCGCACCCGTTGATAGAGGACATGGGCGAGCCAAGCGACAGCAAAAAAGACCAGACCCAGGAGACCCGCCTGGGTGAAGGAGACGGGGATATCCTCCTCGGCCAAGGCGCTATAGAGCTGCTCGCTGATGACCGCAAGCGAGGAGAAGGCCGCGAACAGGAGCGACAGCCGGCCATCAAGCAGGAGCGCAGCGGTGGCCACAGAGACTGCAAGCAAAAGCCCGAGACCGCTGGTGACCCCGCCAGCAGTATGCATCAACAGCGTATAGGTCAGGATATCGACGAACAGGGCCAGTTGAACCTGGTTGACCGGCGTTGGCCAACGCAGAGATAGCCCAAAACCGCTGGCAAGCACCAGGGACGCATAGCCCAGAAGCAGGTTCCAGGCATCCTCGATGTTCGAGTGCGCGATGGCCGGGTCGGTCAATGCGGGCGAGAAGGCCAACACCAGACCGATCACCATCAACAGCCGAAACAGAAACAGCCAGCGCAATGCGCTCCAACTGGGGTAGGATGGCTCCATGAAGATCGGGTTGCGACGCCTGAGATTGAATCTTCGGGTTATAGTAGGGTGCGCAATGCGTACCTTATCAGGGCGAGGGTTGCGGGGTGCATGACAACGCCCCACCGAGCAAATCCATGAATCTACACGAGTTCCAGTCCAAACAATTATTGCGCGAACGCGGGGTTCTGACCCCAGAGGGTGTGCTCGTCGACAGCGCAAGCTCGGCGCGCGCGGCCTGCAGTCAACTCGGCGGCGATGCCTGGGTCGTCAAGGCCCAGGTCCATAGCGGCGGGCGGGGGCGCGCAGGCGGGGTGGTCCTGGCCGCATCGCCCGAGGCAGTCGAGGCCGAGGCCAGGCGTCTTTTGGGGTCGAGGCTCATCACCGAGCAGACTGGGCCCCAGGGCCTGCCGATCCAGGCCGTACTCATCGAGCGTCCGGTCGCCATCCGGCGCGAGTTCTATCTTGCGCTCATGATTGATCGCGCCTGTGCCTGTCCGACCTTCATCGCCTCGGCAGCCGGCGGGATGGAGATCGAGGCCCTCGCCACCCAAGACCCGAGCGCCATCATCCGCGTCCGGGTCCATC
It encodes the following:
- a CDS encoding sensor histidine kinase, producing MEPSYPSWSALRWLFLFRLLMVIGLVLAFSPALTDPAIAHSNIEDAWNLLLGYASLVLASGFGLSLRWPTPVNQVQLALFVDILTYTLLMHTAGGVTSGLGLLLAVSVATAALLLDGRLSLLFAAFSSLAVISEQLYSALAEEDIPVSFTQAGLLGLVFFAVAWLAHVLYQRVRSAEALAEQRQIDLDNLAQLNEFIIQSMGTGILVTNGAQRVKLINAAARDLLGGKEILAGTDLSMLAPEIGTWLAGQNPASPPSIAQISIANRELRVSCKRLGGGRSSGLILYLCDSREAEREAQRIKLASLGTLTASIAHNIRNPLSAISHAAQLLSEGAGLSEEDRYFITIIQRNSARIEETVRSVLTLSRNRPSEPQWIDLAEWCTAFVADFREQHQLSPDDCWVTIDERPLGINMDPRHLHQIIANLCENALVHGQAPGEPPRIQLRLRRLQAPPRIYLEICDQGPGIDPARAREIFNPFFTTKTQGIGLGLYIARELAMANGIQLTYTPALPRGSCFCLIFGRDLLFS